A genomic stretch from Nodosilinea sp. E11 includes:
- a CDS encoding arylsulfatase, protein MPPALAQEKLPRPEPVFQGHIGVTYQDSQPDTALLQAEKASDGAPNVLLVLIDDAGFGSASTFGGPIATPTFDRLAANGLRYNTFHTTALCSPTRAAILTGRNHHSVGSGTIQELATAYPGYTGLIPQSTATIGQILQRNGYSTAWFGKNHNVPDNQTTSVGPFDRWPNGLGFDYFYGFIGGETDQWYPTLYENQTLVETLPLPEEGYNLTHDLADKTIGWIKQAKTTAPDRPFFAYFAPGAVHAPHQPPAEYVAKYKGQFDQGWDKLREETFERQKKLGVIPASAQLTPRPEQMPAWDSFSPEDQKILARQMETYAGFLDYTDYEIGRVVDAIADLGELDNTLVIYINGDNGASAEGSLIGTCNEILNLNGLNLTMEDNRRCYDSWGGPETSPHYAVSWAWAMDSPFRWTKQVASYLGGIRNGMVIAWPAKIKEKGGLRSQFSHVIDIAPTILEAAGIPEPDIYNGIPQKPIEGTSLVYTFDRGAASTPGRHETQYFEMLGHRALYKDGLMASAFHNRLPWVTAGTVPFDTDKWELFDLTQDFTQAKDLSAEQPEKLKELQDLFLAEAEKYNVFPLDDRIAERADVTLRPGFFTGRKHIEFAGNMPSIPEGSAPSTKNASHTIDADLMIPPQGAEGVIFSEGGVTSGFSLYVKDNKLTYDYNWFDLERTSITASTLLPTGQVHVRFDFAYDGGGPGKGGTGTLYVNNRKVGQGKIPKTVAGRFGVEAMDFGKDLQSPVSPSYQPPFAFTGVVEKVVLDIK, encoded by the coding sequence GTGCCCCCAGCCCTAGCTCAGGAAAAACTCCCCCGTCCTGAGCCAGTCTTCCAAGGTCACATTGGCGTCACCTACCAAGATTCTCAGCCAGATACTGCCCTGTTGCAGGCCGAAAAAGCCTCCGATGGGGCTCCCAACGTGTTGCTGGTGCTGATTGACGATGCTGGCTTTGGCTCAGCCAGCACCTTTGGTGGCCCCATTGCCACCCCCACCTTTGATCGATTAGCGGCCAACGGGTTACGCTACAACACTTTTCATACGACGGCCCTGTGTTCGCCCACCCGCGCCGCTATCCTCACCGGGCGCAACCACCACTCGGTGGGGTCAGGCACCATTCAGGAACTGGCCACGGCTTACCCTGGCTATACCGGGCTGATCCCCCAGAGCACCGCCACCATTGGGCAAATCCTCCAGCGCAACGGCTACAGCACCGCCTGGTTTGGCAAAAACCACAATGTGCCCGACAACCAAACCACCAGCGTCGGCCCCTTCGATCGCTGGCCCAACGGGCTTGGCTTTGACTATTTCTATGGCTTCATCGGCGGCGAAACCGACCAGTGGTATCCCACCCTGTACGAGAACCAAACCCTGGTCGAAACCTTGCCCCTGCCGGAGGAGGGCTATAACCTCACCCATGATCTGGCCGACAAAACCATCGGCTGGATTAAGCAGGCCAAAACCACGGCCCCCGATCGCCCCTTCTTCGCCTACTTTGCCCCTGGGGCTGTCCATGCCCCCCACCAGCCCCCCGCCGAATACGTGGCCAAGTACAAAGGCCAGTTTGACCAGGGCTGGGACAAACTGCGGGAAGAAACCTTTGAGCGGCAGAAAAAGCTGGGCGTGATTCCCGCCAGCGCCCAGCTCACTCCCCGCCCCGAACAGATGCCCGCCTGGGACAGCTTTAGCCCCGAAGACCAGAAAATTCTGGCTCGCCAGATGGAAACCTATGCCGGGTTCCTCGACTACACCGACTACGAAATTGGCCGGGTGGTAGACGCCATTGCCGACCTGGGCGAACTGGACAACACCCTGGTGATCTACATCAACGGCGACAACGGAGCCAGCGCCGAGGGCAGCCTGATTGGCACCTGCAACGAAATCCTCAACCTCAATGGGCTCAACTTGACCATGGAGGACAATCGCCGCTGCTACGACAGTTGGGGTGGCCCCGAAACCTCCCCCCACTATGCGGTGAGCTGGGCCTGGGCCATGGATAGCCCCTTCCGCTGGACAAAACAGGTGGCCTCCTACCTGGGGGGCATTCGCAACGGTATGGTAATCGCCTGGCCCGCAAAAATTAAAGAAAAGGGTGGTTTGCGATCGCAGTTTAGCCACGTGATTGACATTGCCCCCACCATCCTGGAAGCCGCTGGCATTCCAGAGCCAGATATCTATAACGGCATCCCGCAAAAGCCCATAGAAGGCACCAGCCTGGTCTACACCTTCGATCGCGGTGCCGCCTCCACTCCCGGACGTCACGAAACCCAATACTTCGAGATGTTGGGGCATCGCGCCCTCTACAAAGACGGCCTGATGGCCTCGGCTTTCCACAACCGCCTGCCCTGGGTTACGGCAGGAACCGTGCCCTTTGACACCGATAAGTGGGAACTGTTTGACCTGACTCAGGACTTCACCCAGGCCAAGGATCTCTCCGCTGAACAACCGGAAAAACTCAAGGAACTTCAGGATTTGTTCCTCGCAGAAGCCGAGAAGTACAACGTGTTTCCGCTGGATGATCGCATTGCCGAGCGGGCCGATGTCACCCTGCGTCCGGGCTTCTTCACCGGGCGCAAGCACATCGAGTTTGCAGGCAACATGCCCTCCATCCCCGAGGGCAGCGCCCCCAGCACCAAAAATGCGTCCCACACCATCGATGCCGATCTGATGATTCCGCCCCAGGGCGCAGAAGGGGTGATTTTCTCTGAAGGCGGCGTCACGAGCGGCTTTAGCCTCTACGTCAAGGACAACAAACTGACCTACGACTACAACTGGTTTGACCTAGAGCGCACCTCCATCACCGCCTCCACGCTACTGCCCACGGGCCAAGTGCATGTCCGGTTTGACTTCGCCTACGATGGCGGCGGGCCAGGAAAAGGCGGCACCGGCACGCTGTACGTCAACAACCGCAAGGTGGGCCAGGGCAAGATTCCGAAGACGGTGGCAGGCCGCTTTGGGGTCGAGGCGATGGATTTTGGCAAGGACTTACAATCCCCCGTCAGCCCGTCCTACCAGCCCCCCTTCGCCTTTACCGGGGTCGTTGAGAAGGTGGTGCTCGACATTAAGTAG
- a CDS encoding DUF362 domain-containing protein, translating to MNLKLGQRETVSLTSVHRDPSPQEMDQAIREATFAADALDWLQPRDTVFIKPVLNSGKPYPSTTSPLAIASMVRLLREKGAGRVIVGDMSGVGHLDQRPEGCKGSSRELAKSAGLLDIVLEAGAEWAFFEEAGWDSFYTEQPAPGSHWREGITLPNVLREVDHIVSMPRCSRHALLGNTLGLKSVVGYMRYDTRLEYHHAAKSIQEKTAEANTVPTLLQKQRLVITAADKVLATFGPDLGHVIAPPRGLVIASRSVVAHDMVSLAWLIGHWRQVPWRNKLALSDPSSNKIVANLANRVVAGMLGGWKWGFSAEGMEHSKRPDIWRDRTLQRAFELMGGVPAIQLQPTQSGLSPQLLAELADLVALPAATRAA from the coding sequence ATGAATCTCAAACTTGGACAGCGCGAAACCGTGAGCTTGACCTCCGTGCACCGCGATCCCTCACCTCAAGAGATGGATCAAGCGATTCGCGAAGCCACCTTTGCTGCTGACGCCCTTGACTGGCTTCAACCCCGTGACACCGTATTCATCAAGCCGGTGCTGAACTCAGGCAAGCCCTACCCGTCTACGACTAGCCCTCTAGCCATCGCCAGTATGGTTCGTCTACTGAGAGAAAAGGGTGCAGGGCGGGTGATTGTGGGCGACATGAGCGGAGTTGGCCACCTCGATCAGCGCCCGGAGGGGTGTAAAGGCAGCAGCCGCGAGCTGGCTAAGAGTGCAGGGCTACTGGATATCGTTCTAGAGGCCGGGGCGGAGTGGGCTTTCTTCGAAGAGGCAGGCTGGGACAGCTTCTATACCGAACAGCCCGCCCCCGGCTCCCACTGGCGAGAAGGCATCACGCTCCCCAACGTGCTGCGGGAGGTAGATCACATTGTGTCTATGCCCCGCTGTAGCCGCCACGCCCTGCTGGGCAATACCCTCGGGCTCAAGTCTGTGGTGGGCTACATGCGCTACGACACTCGCCTGGAGTACCATCACGCGGCCAAGTCCATCCAAGAAAAAACTGCCGAGGCCAACACCGTTCCTACCCTTTTACAAAAGCAGCGCCTGGTCATCACCGCCGCCGACAAAGTGCTGGCCACCTTTGGCCCAGACCTGGGTCATGTGATTGCACCACCCCGAGGGTTGGTCATTGCCTCCCGTTCCGTGGTCGCCCATGACATGGTCTCCCTGGCCTGGCTGATTGGGCATTGGCGTCAGGTCCCTTGGCGCAACAAACTAGCGTTGAGCGACCCCAGCAGCAACAAAATCGTCGCCAATCTGGCCAACCGCGTGGTAGCCGGTATGTTGGGCGGTTGGAAGTGGGGCTTCAGTGCCGAGGGTATGGAGCATTCAAAGCGACCGGATATCTGGCGCGATCGTACCCTGCAACGTGCCTTTGAACTCATGGGCGGTGTCCCAGCCATCCAATTGCAACCCACCCAGTCCGGCCTTTCGCCACAGCTTCTAGCCGAGTTGGCCGATCTCGTCGCGTTGCCCGCAGCTACACGAGCGGCTTAA
- a CDS encoding helix-turn-helix transcriptional regulator, producing MAESPKYLELTFNDVDHFGEVLAASGLQLTQLSQGAFQGHLASWAVSPGLNVTRQQASQSLQVISDQRPDHLVFVLPLKTPSLPAFARDRPLVANAIFGFDIERPIHLITSPTGQDQCQIDVSKALFQHYATLAHRYDLDKAFFQLNMVVPTIDRFSPLCAYLHQLFQAGADRVWCHTPKATTLLEQDLMPLLIDALPPPNQADAPRPYRRAALVAAAKAYIMVHLDQPLTLAEICQAVYASERSLHYGFQEMLGMGPMAFVKVQRLHGIRRALLYADPKPETVAHIAHQWGFFSLGHFSRNYKQLFGESPSQTLQRR from the coding sequence GTGGCTGAAAGCCCCAAATACTTAGAGCTCACCTTCAACGATGTCGATCACTTTGGCGAGGTGCTCGCCGCCAGCGGGCTACAGCTGACCCAGCTAAGTCAGGGCGCGTTCCAGGGTCATTTGGCCTCCTGGGCAGTGAGCCCAGGCCTAAATGTGACCCGGCAGCAGGCCAGCCAATCACTTCAAGTAATAAGCGACCAGCGCCCCGATCACCTCGTTTTTGTATTGCCCCTAAAAACACCGTCGCTGCCAGCTTTTGCCCGCGATCGGCCGCTGGTGGCCAACGCAATTTTTGGCTTTGATATTGAACGCCCTATCCACCTGATTACCTCCCCAACCGGTCAAGATCAGTGTCAAATCGACGTTTCCAAGGCGCTGTTTCAGCACTATGCCACCCTCGCCCATCGCTATGATTTAGACAAGGCCTTCTTTCAACTCAATATGGTGGTTCCCACCATTGATCGCTTCTCCCCCCTCTGCGCCTATCTCCACCAACTCTTCCAAGCCGGAGCAGATCGGGTCTGGTGCCATACCCCAAAGGCCACAACCCTGTTGGAGCAGGACTTGATGCCGCTGCTGATTGACGCCTTGCCTCCTCCCAATCAAGCCGATGCCCCCCGCCCCTATCGCCGTGCAGCCCTCGTAGCTGCGGCCAAAGCCTACATCATGGTCCATCTCGACCAACCCTTGACCCTGGCAGAGATTTGCCAAGCGGTTTATGCCAGTGAGCGATCGCTCCACTATGGGTTCCAAGAAATGCTGGGAATGGGGCCAATGGCCTTTGTCAAAGTGCAACGCCTCCACGGTATCCGCCGCGCCTTGCTCTACGCCGACCCCAAACCCGAAACCGTTGCTCACATTGCTCACCAGTGGGGGTTCTTTAGCCTGGGCCACTTTTCTAGAAATTACAAACAGTTATTTGGCGAATCGCCGTCTCAAACGTTACAGCGACGGTAA
- a CDS encoding PAS domain S-box protein, which produces MGQASSSASFSYQKQAQQQLAEIETIYQSAPIGLGVLDRDLRFVRVNERLAEMNGFSVEAHLGRTVQELLPNLADQAEAMLRPILATGKPLLKVEVSGETPAKPGVPRAWVESFWPLKDGDCIIGISIVCEEVTDRKRIEAERQQALDDLHQAKIELEQRVADRTAELSKINADLRQRKSILRSFFNSAAMLMGIVELHDNDILHLSDNWATAEFLGTTPQEIENRFASELGVPPATLERWLAYYREAARIQAPVRFEYCPDTGPGRGRWLAGSVCAVAGSPDGLPRFSYILEDITDRKQAEETLARREEQLRLTFEFTHIGTWDWDVRQDTVIWNDNHFRLLGLDPNATDDPYQSWRRAIHPNDLDRVEQALQDALHQHTDYETEYRVFYPDGTMRWLVGRGRGLYNADQQPIRMLGVVLDISERKRGEAERERAEQMQEFQAVITRNMAEGICVVRADNGMICYANRKFEQMFGYDSGELDGQHVSIVNYATKEVSAESVNQAIRQAVLDNLEATYEVHNVKKDGTPFWCSATTSVFEHPEYGMVLVAVQQDISDRKESQEKLQASLQEKELLLKEIYHRVKNNLQVVYSLLNLQSRNVPDPVALSVLRDSQSRIRAMALVHEKLYKSSDLTRIDLADYIHSLAYSLLETYHSSSNHISLHLAIEPYSLDIETALPCGLLLTELMSNSLKYAFPDGRPGEITISSSLGSNQQVYLRVGDNGIGLPSNFDLRRVSSLGLSLVRNLTQQIGGEVAIAPQVGGSAFQIVFPA; this is translated from the coding sequence ATGGGCCAGGCCAGTAGTTCAGCCAGTTTTTCCTACCAAAAGCAGGCACAGCAGCAGCTAGCCGAAATTGAAACCATTTATCAATCGGCCCCCATTGGACTGGGAGTGCTCGATCGCGATCTGCGTTTTGTACGGGTCAACGAGCGGCTAGCAGAGATGAATGGGTTCTCAGTTGAGGCTCACCTAGGCCGTACTGTCCAGGAACTGCTGCCTAATTTGGCTGACCAGGCTGAGGCCATGCTGCGCCCCATTCTCGCAACGGGCAAACCGCTGCTCAAGGTAGAAGTTAGCGGCGAGACTCCGGCCAAGCCCGGTGTGCCGCGGGCTTGGGTCGAGAGCTTTTGGCCGCTCAAGGACGGCGATTGCATCATCGGCATCAGTATTGTGTGTGAAGAGGTGACCGATCGCAAACGCATTGAGGCCGAGCGCCAGCAGGCCCTAGACGACCTGCACCAGGCTAAAATCGAGCTAGAGCAGCGGGTGGCGGACCGCACCGCCGAACTCTCTAAGATCAACGCCGACCTGCGCCAGCGAAAATCGATTCTGCGCAGCTTCTTTAACAGCGCAGCCATGCTCATGGGCATTGTAGAGCTGCATGATAACGATATTCTCCACCTTTCTGACAACTGGGCCACTGCCGAGTTTTTGGGTACCACTCCCCAGGAGATAGAAAATCGATTTGCCAGTGAGCTGGGGGTACCCCCGGCTACCCTTGAGCGCTGGCTGGCGTACTACCGCGAGGCCGCGCGCATCCAGGCTCCGGTGCGGTTTGAATACTGCCCGGACACTGGCCCTGGCCGGGGACGCTGGCTAGCTGGCAGCGTGTGCGCCGTTGCAGGTAGCCCTGATGGGCTCCCCCGCTTTTCATACATTCTTGAAGACATTACCGATCGCAAGCAGGCCGAAGAGACTCTGGCTCGCCGCGAAGAGCAGCTACGGCTTACCTTCGAATTTACCCACATCGGCACCTGGGACTGGGATGTGCGGCAGGACACCGTTATCTGGAATGACAACCACTTTAGGCTGCTAGGGCTCGACCCCAACGCCACCGACGACCCCTACCAGAGCTGGCGGCGTGCTATTCACCCCAACGATTTAGACCGGGTTGAGCAGGCCCTGCAGGATGCCCTGCACCAGCACACTGATTACGAAACCGAGTACCGGGTGTTTTATCCCGATGGCACCATGCGGTGGCTGGTGGGCCGGGGGCGAGGCCTGTATAACGCAGACCAACAACCAATTCGCATGCTGGGGGTAGTGCTTGACATTAGCGAGCGTAAACGTGGCGAAGCCGAACGCGAACGGGCTGAGCAAATGCAAGAATTTCAGGCGGTGATTACCCGCAACATGGCCGAAGGTATCTGTGTGGTCAGGGCTGACAATGGCATGATTTGCTACGCCAACCGCAAGTTTGAGCAGATGTTTGGCTACGACTCTGGTGAACTAGACGGGCAGCATGTGTCGATTGTTAACTATGCCACCAAGGAGGTGAGTGCCGAGTCGGTCAACCAAGCCATTCGCCAGGCAGTTTTAGACAACCTAGAGGCCACCTACGAGGTGCATAACGTCAAAAAAGACGGTACGCCGTTTTGGTGCAGTGCCACCACCTCAGTGTTTGAGCACCCTGAATACGGTATGGTTTTGGTCGCCGTGCAACAAGACATCAGCGATCGCAAAGAATCCCAGGAAAAACTCCAGGCATCTTTGCAAGAGAAAGAGCTACTCCTTAAAGAAATTTACCACCGGGTTAAGAACAACCTTCAGGTGGTTTACAGTCTGCTCAATCTTCAGTCTCGTAATGTACCTGACCCGGTGGCCCTATCGGTACTGCGAGATAGCCAAAGCCGCATCCGAGCCATGGCGCTTGTTCATGAAAAGCTCTACAAATCTTCCGACCTGACCCGCATCGATTTGGCGGACTATATTCACAGTCTGGCCTACAGCCTGCTCGAAACCTATCATTCAAGCAGCAATCACATCTCCCTACATCTAGCAATCGAGCCCTACAGTTTAGACATTGAAACCGCCCTACCCTGCGGTCTATTGCTTACCGAGCTCATGTCTAATTCTCTGAAATATGCTTTTCCGGACGGCCGGCCTGGTGAAATTACGATTTCTTCATCCCTGGGTTCCAATCAACAGGTTTACCTCAGAGTGGGAGACAATGGTATCGGCCTACCCAGCAATTTTGACCTACGGCGGGTATCTTCCTTGGGCCTAAGCCTGGTGCGAAACCTGACTCAACAGATTGGGGGAGAGGTGGCGATCGCCCCCCAGGTTGGCGGTTCTGCCTTTCAGATTGTTTTTCCAGCCTAA
- a CDS encoding putative bifunctional diguanylate cyclase/phosphodiesterase, with product MDKKIILVVEDEVVIAMDLQAMLIELGHEVPEIVISGEAAIQTALELHPDLVLMDIHLSAALDGIDAAAAIVKALDIPVIYLTAYADEKTLQRASLTAPFGYILKPFEAKELRANLEIAFYKHSLEKTIKEHRQWLLAVLNSISEGVAASDPSGLIKFMNPVAEVLTGWSQTEAIGRSPAEVFRFMDEVTRTLIDSPLLRSLHENHTVYLPENTLLLTKQGDEIPVADSAAPIYSDRGQLEGAVMVVRDSTEQRRMEAQLEHNALHDALTHLPNRALFLDRLQQAIDRSRRSPEFGFAIMLLDLDRFKSINDTLGHLLGDQLLVAIAPRLQTHLRSIDTVARLGGDEFAVLLEDITDVAVACRTAERIVDDLAPPFMVGNHELLITASIGIVMSSIPYEQTTDLLRDADIAMYRAKARGGSDYELFDLAMHRQARQLMQREHALRHAIAHNELQVHYQPIVSLATYEVTSLEALVRWQKPNGELIYPDQFIALAEEMGIITSIDQWVLREACQQLQAWQQMGKGAWVLANEHLTRQIDSTDPPPSISINVNLSSHHFAQKNLLDTFVSILQDTGMGGHQLKLEVTESIFIKNAKEAAAILKQLKQLNVQICLDDFGTGYSSFSYLHQFPIDIVKIDRSFIQDIDTDAEKLEIVRAMVGLCHTLDMAVTAEGIATPQQRDILQDLGCEFGQGYLFARATNGTTITRGLASSDARV from the coding sequence ATGGACAAGAAGATCATTCTGGTCGTTGAAGATGAAGTCGTAATCGCCATGGACCTGCAGGCGATGCTGATTGAGTTAGGCCATGAGGTTCCTGAAATTGTGATCTCCGGCGAGGCGGCCATTCAAACAGCCTTGGAGCTGCACCCCGATCTCGTTTTGATGGATATTCACCTCAGCGCTGCTCTAGATGGAATTGATGCCGCGGCGGCTATTGTTAAAGCCTTAGACATTCCGGTGATTTACTTAACCGCCTACGCTGACGAAAAAACCCTCCAGCGGGCTAGCCTTACCGCTCCCTTTGGCTATATTCTTAAACCTTTTGAGGCCAAAGAACTGCGCGCCAATCTTGAAATTGCCTTTTACAAACACAGCCTTGAAAAAACAATTAAAGAACACCGTCAGTGGCTACTAGCCGTCTTAAACAGTATTAGCGAAGGTGTCGCCGCCAGCGACCCCAGCGGGCTGATCAAGTTTATGAACCCGGTGGCCGAAGTCCTGACCGGCTGGTCTCAAACCGAAGCCATTGGGCGATCGCCTGCGGAAGTCTTTCGCTTTATGGACGAGGTGACGCGCACCCTGATCGACAGTCCCCTGCTGAGGTCGCTGCACGAAAACCATACTGTGTACTTGCCAGAAAACACGCTGCTGCTTACCAAGCAGGGAGATGAAATTCCGGTTGCCGACAGTGCGGCCCCCATTTACAGCGATCGAGGTCAGCTTGAGGGAGCAGTAATGGTGGTGCGCGACAGCACCGAACAGCGCCGCATGGAGGCCCAGCTAGAGCATAACGCCCTACACGATGCCCTGACCCATCTGCCCAATCGCGCCCTGTTTTTAGATCGTCTACAGCAGGCGATTGATCGGTCGCGGCGATCGCCTGAATTTGGCTTTGCCATTATGCTGCTCGATCTCGATCGATTCAAAAGCATCAACGACACTCTTGGGCACCTGCTTGGCGATCAGTTATTGGTGGCGATTGCCCCTCGCCTACAAACTCACCTACGCAGTATCGATACTGTGGCTCGCTTAGGCGGCGACGAATTTGCCGTCCTTCTAGAAGACATTACCGACGTGGCAGTTGCCTGCCGCACCGCCGAGCGCATTGTAGATGATCTCGCTCCCCCGTTTATGGTTGGCAACCATGAGCTGTTGATCACTGCCAGCATTGGCATTGTGATGAGTTCGATCCCTTACGAGCAGACTACCGATCTCCTGCGCGATGCCGATATTGCCATGTATCGTGCCAAGGCTCGCGGAGGCAGCGATTACGAACTATTCGATCTAGCTATGCACAGGCAGGCACGGCAACTCATGCAGCGGGAGCACGCGCTGCGCCATGCGATCGCCCACAACGAACTCCAGGTTCACTACCAGCCTATTGTCTCGTTAGCTACCTACGAGGTGACCAGCCTCGAAGCCTTGGTGCGCTGGCAAAAGCCCAATGGCGAACTGATTTATCCAGACCAGTTCATCGCCTTGGCCGAAGAGATGGGAATCATCACAAGCATTGATCAGTGGGTGCTGCGAGAAGCCTGCCAACAGTTACAAGCCTGGCAGCAGATGGGGAAAGGGGCCTGGGTTTTGGCCAATGAGCATCTCACCAGACAAATCGACAGCACCGATCCTCCCCCAAGCATATCGATTAATGTCAACCTGTCCAGCCATCACTTTGCCCAAAAAAATTTGTTAGATACGTTTGTCAGCATTCTGCAAGACACCGGCATGGGCGGTCACCAATTAAAGCTAGAGGTTACCGAAAGCATATTTATTAAAAATGCCAAAGAAGCAGCAGCTATACTCAAGCAGCTCAAGCAGCTCAACGTGCAAATTTGCCTAGATGACTTTGGCACCGGCTATTCGTCCTTTAGCTATCTGCATCAGTTCCCCATTGACATTGTCAAAATCGATCGCTCCTTCATTCAAGACATCGACACCGATGCTGAAAAGCTAGAAATTGTGCGGGCCATGGTGGGCCTTTGCCATACTCTGGATATGGCTGTGACTGCCGAGGGCATCGCAACCCCTCAGCAGCGAGACATTTTACAAGACTTGGGCTGTGAGTTTGGCCAGGGCTACCTATTTGCCAGGGCCACCAATGGCACTACCATTACTCGTGGGCTGGCTAGCTCTGACGCTAGAGTTTAG
- the tnpC gene encoding IS66 family transposase, with protein sequence MKDLPPLEGLSSEEKDALIRELWQMVQALQADVERLKGKRPKKTSRNSSLPPAKGFQPNSEGSKPSQSERTASVGRAGGGRDLSASPDPVVVARVNRCPHCGSAVERAHQQLKAVYERIELPPVQPQVTRVERYGGDCPCCQQSYEAPVPVGLEPGSPFGQSIASVVTYLRYGHAVSYQRLSQLMGDLYGVAISEGAIANLLKRVQTQLAAPVAQIVARLRRVRLVCSDETSARLNGRNQWEWVFQNEQVCLHVIRPSRGKAVIDETMAGHRPQVWVSDLFSAQKAHPAEQWQVCLAHQLRDCQYAIDAGDDLFAPRMKRLLLRAIAVNRRRHQLAESTLGQYRSRLRGSLREIFNLKPKSPEGQQLLKRYLKIREHLLLFLDDETVPPTNNSSEQALRWSVVFRKVTHGFRSDWGAELFAQVRSLVNTARRQGISAFDAISRALTSQQSDWLLS encoded by the coding sequence ATGAAAGACCTGCCGCCCTTAGAAGGCCTCAGTTCCGAGGAGAAAGATGCTCTAATCCGAGAGCTGTGGCAGATGGTGCAAGCGTTGCAGGCAGACGTCGAGCGGCTAAAAGGCAAACGCCCCAAGAAAACGTCGCGCAATTCGAGTTTGCCACCGGCGAAAGGATTTCAGCCTAATTCAGAGGGTTCTAAGCCAAGCCAAAGCGAGCGAACGGCGAGTGTGGGTCGAGCGGGAGGTGGGCGAGACCTGAGCGCATCGCCCGACCCAGTGGTGGTAGCGCGAGTGAACCGTTGCCCTCACTGCGGCAGCGCGGTAGAACGTGCTCATCAACAGCTCAAAGCGGTCTATGAGCGGATTGAACTGCCCCCGGTTCAGCCTCAGGTGACCCGAGTAGAACGGTATGGGGGAGACTGTCCGTGCTGTCAGCAGAGCTATGAGGCTCCCGTACCGGTAGGGTTAGAGCCCGGTTCGCCGTTTGGACAGAGTATTGCCAGCGTGGTGACGTATCTGAGATACGGTCATGCCGTGAGCTATCAGCGGCTGAGCCAACTGATGGGAGACCTGTACGGGGTGGCCATATCAGAAGGGGCAATTGCTAACCTCCTAAAACGGGTTCAAACCCAACTGGCCGCACCAGTGGCGCAAATTGTCGCACGTCTGCGCCGTGTGCGTCTGGTATGCAGCGATGAGACGAGTGCCCGCCTCAATGGTCGTAATCAGTGGGAGTGGGTGTTCCAGAATGAGCAGGTGTGCCTGCATGTGATTCGCCCCAGTCGGGGGAAAGCCGTGATTGATGAGACGATGGCCGGGCACCGCCCCCAGGTCTGGGTCTCCGATTTATTCAGTGCGCAAAAGGCCCACCCCGCCGAGCAGTGGCAAGTCTGTCTGGCCCATCAACTCAGGGATTGCCAGTATGCCATTGATGCGGGCGATGACCTGTTTGCCCCTCGGATGAAGCGGTTGTTACTGCGCGCGATTGCCGTGAATCGACGACGACATCAGTTGGCTGAATCCACGCTTGGGCAGTATCGGTCTCGATTAAGAGGCAGCCTACGGGAGATCTTTAACTTGAAGCCCAAGTCCCCGGAGGGTCAGCAATTGCTCAAACGTTACTTGAAGATTCGGGAGCATCTGCTGCTGTTCCTTGATGATGAGACAGTGCCGCCGACTAATAACTCTAGTGAACAAGCGCTGCGATGGAGTGTGGTCTTTCGCAAGGTCACCCATGGCTTTCGCTCCGACTGGGGCGCAGAGTTGTTCGCCCAGGTGCGCTCGCTGGTGAACACCGCTCGCCGTCAGGGTATCTCTGCCTTCGACGCTATTTCTCGTGCCCTTACCTCACAGCAGTCTGATTGGCTACTGAGTTGA
- a CDS encoding MinD/ParA family protein — protein sequence MPKIISVHSYRGGTGKSNTASNLAVILAQQGNRVAVIDTDIQSPGIHVLFGFRKDNINSSLNDYLWGKINIEDAVYNVSDRLLESNKKAGSLFLIPSSIKMGDIARVLREGYDVDRLNDGYRKLIKDFQLDYLIIDTHPGLNEETLLSITVSNILCIILRPDQQDYQGTAVTVDIARKLNVEKLFLVVNKTPEIFDFHDLKKKIEAIYDAPVAGIIPHSDDMMILGSSSIFALSNPSHPITKILEEIVHNIIC from the coding sequence ATGCCAAAAATTATTTCAGTACATTCCTATAGAGGTGGTACAGGCAAATCTAACACAGCCTCTAACTTGGCAGTGATTTTAGCTCAGCAGGGCAATCGAGTTGCAGTTATTGATACTGATATTCAATCCCCTGGAATCCATGTCCTATTTGGCTTTAGGAAAGACAATATAAATTCCTCATTAAATGATTATCTTTGGGGGAAAATCAACATTGAAGATGCTGTTTACAATGTCTCAGACCGTTTACTTGAATCTAACAAAAAAGCAGGAAGCCTATTTTTAATACCGTCAAGCATCAAAATGGGCGATATTGCCAGGGTCCTGAGAGAAGGATACGATGTTGATCGACTAAATGATGGATACAGAAAGTTAATTAAAGACTTTCAGCTCGACTACTTAATCATTGATACCCATCCGGGCTTGAATGAAGAAACGCTTCTTTCGATTACAGTTTCAAATATTTTGTGCATTATTTTACGACCTGATCAACAAGATTATCAGGGAACTGCGGTCACCGTAGACATCGCCCGAAAGCTAAATGTAGAGAAGCTATTTTTAGTAGTCAATAAGACACCAGAAATATTTGACTTCCATGATCTTAAGAAAAAAATAGAAGCAATTTATGATGCTCCTGTAGCCGGAATAATCCCACATTCTGATGACATGATGATCCTCGGCAGCAGTAGTATATTTGCACTAAGCAATCCTAGCCACCCCATTACTAAAATTTTAGAGGAAATAGTACACAATATAATCTGCTAG